One region of Candidatus Peribacteraceae bacterium genomic DNA includes:
- a CDS encoding tetratricopeptide repeat protein — protein MKVARVLLPLALALLLVAGLLAYLWLNLGSAAQAFRMRPQRNPLTANLQGLSMEGEEETGGAALTHVREGDSRALAGDWKGAQEAYEAAVAADGGVTALKKLALAQLQRRDTKAVSNTIERLRREGARAEDLLLLSTTLALHQENLPRAQELLAKAGESPHRHYGSALLAIVQGEHPQAQAELRLTLDGWDPVLRTYARTLLDAYEEFALFPQSPPIHLSTLLSRSLAQVQECALALPLLGRVTAEQDDYRDAWIVQGYCQLITERTQEALASFERSYTLDPQKPEIQYFLGRTYGAMEDHKNALTFLQYALTNGFKPEKDVRRAIATEAEKAGDVQLAFEQEKILATASGTDLASITAFVDLALRAQRQEDAFEAAERATLRWPESAAAYALLGSAAEAAGKTEEARAAYGRALELDGTLDDVKGKLLNL, from the coding sequence TTCCGCATGCGCCCCCAACGGAACCCGTTGACCGCCAACCTCCAAGGGCTCTCCATGGAAGGCGAGGAAGAAACAGGGGGTGCGGCGCTCACGCACGTGCGGGAAGGCGATAGCCGCGCGCTCGCCGGGGATTGGAAGGGCGCGCAGGAAGCGTACGAAGCGGCCGTGGCCGCGGACGGCGGCGTGACGGCGCTGAAGAAGCTCGCCCTCGCACAGCTCCAGCGCCGCGATACCAAGGCGGTCTCCAACACCATCGAGCGGCTGCGGAGGGAAGGCGCCCGCGCGGAGGACCTCCTCCTCCTCTCCACGACCCTCGCCCTCCACCAGGAGAACCTCCCCCGCGCGCAGGAGTTGCTGGCCAAAGCCGGCGAATCGCCGCACCGGCACTACGGCTCCGCCCTCCTCGCCATCGTGCAGGGGGAACATCCGCAAGCCCAGGCGGAATTGCGCCTGACGCTGGACGGCTGGGATCCCGTCCTGCGCACCTACGCCCGCACGCTCCTCGACGCATACGAGGAGTTCGCGCTCTTCCCGCAGAGCCCACCCATCCACCTCTCCACCCTCCTCTCCCGCAGCCTGGCGCAGGTGCAGGAATGCGCCCTCGCCCTCCCCCTCCTCGGCCGGGTCACGGCGGAGCAGGATGATTACCGCGACGCGTGGATCGTGCAGGGGTATTGCCAGCTGATCACGGAACGCACACAGGAGGCACTGGCTTCCTTCGAACGGAGCTACACCCTGGATCCCCAGAAACCGGAAATCCAGTACTTCCTGGGACGGACCTACGGCGCCATGGAGGACCACAAGAACGCCCTCACGTTCCTGCAATACGCGCTCACGAACGGCTTCAAGCCGGAGAAGGACGTGCGTCGCGCCATCGCCACGGAAGCGGAGAAAGCCGGAGACGTGCAGCTGGCCTTTGAACAGGAGAAGATTTTGGCTACGGCATCGGGAACCGACCTGGCCTCCATCACCGCGTTCGTGGATCTCGCCCTCCGGGCGCAGCGGCAGGAGGATGCCTTCGAGGCTGCCGAAAGAGCCACCCTCCGCTGGCCGGAATCCGCTGCGGCGTATGCCCTCTTAGGATCTGCTGCGGAAGCTGCGGGGAAGACGGAAGAAGCCCGCGCCGCCTACGGACGTGCGCTGGAGCTGGACGGGACGCTGGATGATGTGAAGGGGAAGCTGCTGAACCTGTAA